The genomic window CACGCAAAAATTTAATAGTTGCAAACTTCTAATGAGTCAAATGATTGCTTTAAAAAGTTTAACTTCAAGCTCATTTGtacagaaaatacacatttaaattACTTTCCCAGTTAGTCATGTACCAAAAGCTAATTTAACAACCTTCATTTCTTAATTTCTGACCTTTTTACTCAAACAGTTAAACATTTGCTAAACCTTCTACAGCAAAGTCTAAATGCAGACAGGAGATGTTTTTCAGAAGAGCAGGATATTTTTATGCTAATTTCCAAAGCACCAATCTTTTTATAAACTCAGCACAAATAGATGAACAGGAATGTTCTGGGGACACTGTGTCCTACCTGTCCACCTCTTCTTTGCACATCAAAGCAAATGTGAAACATTCTGTTACTCCATTGACAGCAAGAAATAGAACATACAACGAGTAGCACCGGAGGAGATCTGGACCTAAAAAACACgttaaaaagataaataatcATTTCTTTCATCAAACTGCATTGTTTTCACAGTCAACGACACGTAGAGACAGAAGTTGTAGTGTTATTACTAATAATGGAAACTCAAGTTCATTTGGATGAGTTTCCTGTCTAGATATCTTGACAAGAACATAAATGaacaggcaaaataaaaacaaaaataaaatccaaaccaCCCCAGATTAGCAGTTGTTATTATAACAATAGAAAAGATACTCATTAAAAAGGCATTtcctaattaaaaattaatatttaccATAACCCAAATATTCTCTTGTACAGAAATTAATCCAACAGTCACTATGAGGCATTGAAAGCATTAAAACGTATGTTTTGAACTCAAcagtaagaaaaacagaaaggcCATTCAGTAAATTCAAAATTGTGCTGGATGGGAAATGATACTCCAATTGTTAAGCATCAGAGATAATTTCGGTGTGACTTCAAAATTCGAAGGTGAAGTACAAATTCCTTGACTGCTTTTTAGGACAGATTTCTTAAACTTACCCTGCAATATGTACAAGATTGTTACCATTATGTAGGttagtgggggttttttccaaggtttttttttctatgcttAAACTATCGATTCTTTGGGTCCAATTTGATCTGTGGGTTTTCTGGAGGGATGGTTGTTGCTTTAAACATCTGAAGTCAGCCATTTTACAACATAGTTTAGTCAAACAATCCTACAAATGTTTCTTTCCAACAACGGGATATCGCAGGAGGGTAGAGACCCAAACTTCATCGTACTTGTGTAGAGCTCCTCAGTATATTTTAGTTTAAGGTGACTACATATTAAAGACACAAGTTCTGGATTCTGATGAGCTTAGTCACATATTTCAATAGgagttttacaggaaaaaaatctgctgatttttcaaaaaattcaTCATTGCTGCAGTTCCTCTATTTCAAgaattgcactttttttttgtcaggtCTATAAGTCTTTACCTGTTCCAGAACTGAGTATTGAGCCCCCATAAATATCCAGAGCCAGCTGGGAATAGGCATAGCCAAAAACAGAGATGGTGAGGCCAATCAGGAGCACAAGTTTCAACAGCAATTCTAATACATTTGCAGCCATAGCAACATCATCCTGAAAACAAACATAGCTAATTATAGGAAGTAGAATCAATGTCACAGCcattttcacacagaaatgctacttcacagaaaaaaataaatcactttgcACAGTGTAAAAAGGTGTGAAACATCCTTTGTTACTGAGTTATCCATACACATGGTCTTAACTTGGaacattttttatgtatttattatcCCATCATTTTTCCAGTTATAGCATCAGGTACACTACACATAAAATAGACATACATGTAACACCTCTCTAAGCCCACCAATGACCTGAAGACAGGATTGAACTGTGCGCTGATGTGCAAGTAGCAGGATGACCACAGGAAGGTCAGTCCAGGTTGACCTTCATGACTGATCAAGAATTACTCTGTGGAACAAAGCTCCTACTCAGGAAAACTCCACATATAAGtcaaaagcacaagaaaaatacaattatttccTTCCCAACACTGCATCCCTTTGAACCATTACTTAAGGACATTTAGATAGCATTTATTTAATGGAAATAGTatgatttaattatttaaataatggcCTGATGCTATCTGGAAACACACAGTGCAGTAGGCTTTACATCCCAGTGCTTGGAGATGATGTTCACTTCATTGGCACAGGGCAATACTATCTCTCtgcacattttaatttctttttcattaacattttacccatgtttttctttttcttggccAGACTCACTCAACATTTTTGTTCTCAAACTTTTCAATGTTAACAGCCTCAATACTCAAATTTAAACACAAGTTTCTGTCCATCTGTTACTTATCTGTAACAAAAACCAAGCATTTGACAcgtaattaataaaaaataaatgtacctGCTTCTGATCCTTGACAGGCTTCCCTCTTTCCAACACTTTTgcaaaaaagacataaaaactCTCCTCAATAGGCAGAAAGATAAACCTGGCCACGAGTGAACCAAGATTATTCACAATATCATATacacctggggaaaaaaatagtagcAATCTATTTTTTTGGACGTATTTTATTTCCAGATCTTTAATAACAACATGAATTCTAATTTAACATCTCCaccacacagagaaaacaaatggaaTTTGGTGCCACACTGAAGCAGTGTTTTCTAAAGATTCTGACAGTCACAGCAACCACAGCTCAAAACTTGCAAGGTTGGGTCATAGATGGCAAAGGAGCACAAAAGCATCAGCTACAGATGTGGATCTAATAACAGCACCAAACCACGCTTAAAATTCTTACTGTAGAGGAATTAGGAGGATCCTGATAAATTTCACTGAATGAGAACAGGAATATAAGGATTTACTGAtacagaagaagagaaaaatacgTACTTAGTAAAAGatatccctgtccatggcagggggttggaataagatggtttttaaggtttcttccaacccaaatcattctatgaagTGCGAGTTttaacttaaagaaaaaaaagatacacaGCATCACATACCCAACTGGAAAATTTTGATTCAAAGACAAAATGCAATTAAACTTCAGGATCAAAGCCAGGCTGgttggagctctgagcaacctggtctagtgaaagttATCCCTATCcgcagcagggaggtgggaatcagatcatctttaaggtatcttccaacccaggccattctatgatcttaaattaaattcttttctttatctGTATCAGTCATTCtctgaaatgtatttcaaaagtCAGAAAGGCTTTGAAATATCCTCAGATTTTCAAGTTATCTTCAAATACTTTAAGCCTTTTTCAGAACTATCTTCAGAGCAGTAACTAAGAAAACTGTTCCCATTCCACAACACCATCGCACTTACCCTGATCTCCAAAATTTAATACGTTCAAAAAAGTCATCACATATCGTTCACCTGCAAGTTCAAAGTAAGAAACTTGAGAACAAGTCCCTACATCTTTCCCAATACTTGTTCAGGCACTTCCAGTACTAAGTATGTAAGAGAGGAAGTCAAACAGAACAGCTCCTGGGTCAGATGACCCTAAAAAGCTTGATTCAGGTTGGTAACACCTGCTGGTGCCATCTCTGACAGTCCCAAgcctcctcccaccccccaaGCTTTCTGAAGCTCTAAGTGCATTTTTAAGCTGTGATCCTGAGCCCTTCTCCACCACAAATACAGGTAAAGCCTTACCCTCTGTCAAAATCTGTTTCAAGAAGGATTGTTTGAAGAAACTCCAAGTCAACCGTGCTTCCTTCCAGTTAACAAAGGTCTGCAAAAAAGTATTGAAATGTAATAAACATGACTGAAACCacagaggagaaacaaaaaCTACAAAGCCTGTGCAATACTCCAGGGCAGCTCTAACTGCAGTGATGAGGAAACCCACTGTGTCACAGTTACTAATAAACTAAAATATTAGCTAAAATGTTGCTAAATTCAAGGATGAACATCAATGATTTGGCAAAAACTTATTCCCCTGCTGAAAAGTGCTGTTGTTGCAGATAAAGTACCCAAAGAAGCTTTGACAGAAAATACCAATCAAGAAAAAGCCACATCCATGCTGTTTGGCATGCCAGGATAACTTTGCCTTTCACTGCAGATAGAACTTGCTGAGTGCTCTTCAAACTGTCCCCACAAGTCTTGCATTTAAGAACTACCTTTATCTTTTCCATCTGCAAGTACTCCTCAAAATGTTGTCTTCCTTGCTGCAGCCTCATTTTCTTTGCCTCATTTTTTGTCAGAGATATTTTGTGATCTGCAGGATGCTGTGTAGCAACATGGTTATTCTGGGGAAAGGCCAAAGTACCAAAATCCATGGTAAAATAGTTCTGGCTTCTTTCCTGCCCCACATCCAGTGATACCTGCTCACTCCCCTGGACCAGTGCAGATGTTCTGTCTCCAATTAATGTTTTTCAATATCTTTGCACAAACCAAGTCAGCAACAACAAGCCCATAAACACAAAGAGTCCAAGTTGAATAACATTTTTCTGACAGGGATTCTACTAACAAACtacaaacaggatttttttgtaatgttttattttctttaacctGCCATATCTTCTACAGTGCAAAAATATCCCCCAAATCGCTCAATTAATTCTGCTGTCTCAAAGTAATTTTCAGAGTGCTTTCATGaaagattttaagaaaaaaaaatccagaaataaaCTGTGCAACCTACCTCATCTTCCATGAAGCTGGGTAACAGAGCTTTCACTCTAGCAACTGGAAATGACTTCTTTGTTGCTTCAGGTGATCCCAAAAAcatcataaaataaattacatagcACATTACCAGAACAGTGGCATATAAAAGCTGGAAAGACAGGGAAGGAGAGATAAAAAGAGAGATATAAAATTAACTTACAAATGTAGATTTATATGTTAGAATTTACATACTAGTTGCAAATTCAGTGGGAGGAAAATGTAACTAGTCCTTTTTTCTGTCCAATATTAAACTAGGTAAAGCCTTGAACACCTCTCAATGATAttgatctcttttttttaaaactgtagcTTACCATAGTCCTTTGCTAACTTTCATGTTTTATTCAGCATTTTTAGAATGAGTATTTAAAGTCCAATTATGAAGCAATTATTCACTCAATCAAAAATCAAGTTGACAGAGGAGCTACTGTCTACACTCTCACTTCACAGTATCATTTCCATCTTCCATCAGTTATGAGCCACCTACTACAGCCACTGCAaaaattgaacaaaaaaaagtaagctAGTGTCCACATCTGCAGTGgatcacatttttatttctaggtCAACTGACAATAAACAGGTCCCAACCCTATTTTTCAGGTAGCAATATATCCCTTCTTCATTGCAGTAAAGAAAAACTTTTAACCTGAATACATTGCACATGATCAGCACCTTCTGCTAAGATGATACAGGTTGGTGGTACAGGCTGATAATGTTACATGTTTTCTACAGAGTAGAATCCAAAGTCTAACAATTCTGAAGCCAGATGGTGAACAGAGTCTTCAAGCATTAAAAGGTGCAATTCATTAAGAAAAAGAGTCAACATAAAGCTTACAGAGAATAACATAACTTTACTTGCAAAATGTGCCCTCACAGACAGGAGGTGCTTCCTTGTACCTCCACCACACTGCTCAAAGTGAAGGCACCAAGCCAATAATGAGTATCAGGAAAACACTAAATACAAGTGCTAAATCTTAAACCTCCCAGGAGCTTTCTCCTTCAACTTCCCAAAGTTCTTTAGCAAGCTAAATGtcaaaggcaaataaaaattgAGGAGAGAGAACACAGGGAACTTACCTGAGccaaggaaaaaatgtaaaggCCCCACTGAGGATAAAGGATCACTAAAGTAACtgtcaaaatgcattttgacaCTACTGAAAGGCTTTCAGCAATTACcttcaagaaagagaaaacagagcaagGTTATTTTCAGCCAACTTAACCATGTACACAGGCTTAAAATACATAAGTTTAGCACACAGAGTTTATGTAGGAAAGTAAGACTAAGTCAGTGTGACTTCATCACAAAGCTTTTCTCTGCTGAGCTGGCCAGCTTAGATTGTAATTTCTCTgtatattttctgttctttcataATTCCTCCTTTGCACTTTCCCACTCCTTTGTATAGGACATAAGGAAAAAACTTCACTTGAGACCATCATGTTCTCAATTGTTACATTTCACAGTTTTATACCAACAATCAACTGAAACGTAGAATTGTGGAAGCAGTGTGCCTCTCCCTCTAATTACAACCTGTGATTAAGCATTTAATGCTCTTGAGGGTGATAATTTTTGAATAAATCAACTTGCTTGAATGGTTCTAAATTGCTATCCATGTTACAACCATGTCATACTGTACTGAACAGTCCACATAGAGGGGGTTTATATGGTTGAATATAGAAAGATCTAGGTCAGTAATCTGCTCTTTTCAATAGAAAGGTAATTACCCCCACATGAACACAACCCCATGTACTTTACTAACCTTAAGTCTCACAAACAAATGAGCTTGTGCCAAAACCCAGCATGGTTCTCCCAGGAGTTCAATAACTGCAGAAAGAGCAAATGCCACCACACCAGCCTGATAATGAGGAACCACAGAAGGGTCGGGGACTTCAAGCAAGTGTAGCCAGACTAAGCCCAAGAAAATAGACCAAAAAACACCAAGAGGGACTCTAAAAAGTTAACATAAAAACTAATTAATACAAATGTTGCTCCAACATGGGAAAAACTCAAAGAAAATTAGATTACAATATCATATATGGCcacaacaactaaaaaaaaaaaggccccaaggaattaatttctgttattACTAATCAAGAATGCATTGTTTTTAAGTGTAATGAACATCTTTATGGACTCTTTTCTAGACACAAAAAACCATTTTCCTGACTTATTTTCTACTCAAGAGCCTGACATAAGGTCAAATATCTGCTTTCTTGTGCCCTAGGATCAAACACTTCAGATCCCACATCAGCTTGCAGAACACCACAAACTTTCATTGCTGCAAATTTACAGTCTGTTTTTACCAGGGGTTTGTCAGACAAGCTCTGCTCTAACAGATAAAGATGCCACCACTCTGGGTGCTGGTCTCACTCTGCCAGAAGTCCCCGATTCCCCAAATAGCAACAGCAGagcaagcagaagaaaatgcctGCCTGCCCCTCAGGTGTGCCAACtcactgtgctctgctgtggctcAGAGTCACTTTCATCAGGGTGTAGCTAAAAAGCCAGGCAGACACAGAAGTGCAGACATGTATTCCCTACTGCTTACACTGCTTCAGGAACATGGAGCTTCTGGCAGACAGCACAAAGTTTTACATCACTGGAGCAAGACCTGTTTGACCCTCACATTATCAGACTCCTCAGGTATTTGACATGGAGCTTCTAGGACACATTTCAGATGCTTCACAAAAGTTGATCTTAATTTTAAGTTATGCTTCTCTACAaggaaagatttaaaacaaaaaagattaaCGCAGTCAACGTTATCTCTGTCATTTAACACCCACTTGGAAAGGCTATCACAGAAAGCTGATCATAATATAGTTAAGGAAACAGAACTagtgcattttaaatattagtATTAAACCTATCCATGAAGGGGACAATCCCTCCTTTATACCTGGATGCAGATGACCACATATAACTCCTCACTCCTGGGCCAGAGCCAGTTGTTAATACCCGGGCCATTGCAGGAAAACTCATTAGAGTGCCCTAATGTACTATTTTATCATGCAGGGTAGTCTTCCACCATATCACCATATTTACTTCCCAACCCACTTAATTGTGGCTGCCCAGCAGCTACAGCTGACAGagggaaagagcaaagaaagaatGTAACCAGGCACCAGAACAGAGAAACAAGTCATAAAATCCACTGCAATGTGTGATTACACTCTGTGGCTGCAGCGTCATGTGGGCTTTAATCTGTTCTGCTGTAACAGCACCACAGTAGAAAGAAGTAAGACTACCTCCGccctatttttttaattccaattCTTGTTTTCACCTTTTCCCACCTCCCCTACCCAAACATTCCTGGTGCCATGCCATTAATCTGCATGAGGGCTCAAGAATAAATCTTAGTGTgaggtggggggaaaaagaaaagatatctAACAAGTTCACAAATGCACATTAGGTAATAAAAAAGCAAGACTGAGCAggtagaggaagaaaaggactaTGTATTTGTGCAACAGGGTTTTCCTTCAACAGCTACAACATAAACGAAACTCTAGattaagcagcagaaaaaatggCTCTTGATAACACTTTTGGCAATACACTTTTCCACATACtctaaaaagaaatcaagtcCATAAATGCTAAAACAACAGTCTTGACCAGCTTCCTTACATCAGTTCTGAAACATGACTGTGGCTTCTACATGCTCAATGCTGAAATAATTACCTCAGTAAGTAAACACCTCCTCTTATTCTGTGAGCTGTCAAACAAGAATTAGGAATAAATTCTAAAGAAGTATACTTTCAGTGGTATCTTACGTCAGCCACAATAGATTAATTGTTTTGGTCCAGTTTCTCTTTGTACTCCCACTCAAACAAGCTCTGCGAAACGCCTCCCTGGCGAGGAAGACAACAGTGGAGTACAGCAGAGTCAgcctaaagagaaaaaaaaggagagcaaattatttctttacatACTACTGAAAACTTTCACGCAGTAGCATCACAGGACTGCCTGAAAGACAGACAAATATAAATAAGGATGCAAACATGGTGATATGAGctaaattaaaattaacacttgttccttaaggaaaaaaaaaaacgaaCAGAGGGAAAGTGATTACTACATTGGCAAGAATACATGCTAAAACCAAAACTGCAGATACAAAGTGTATCTCATAGGAAGTGCATGTTTCGTGTGGCTTTTCCCCTGCTGCAACCTGCGGGCTTAAACACGGAGAACAGGCCAGTGCCACCAGTGTTTCAGGGCAAGACAGAACTGGGGAGGCATTAAGTGACCTAACGATGTGAAACATCCAGGAGCAGATTAAACAGCGTTATACAGAGCATTGCAAGCAACACTGCACAGAGCAGCGAGCCGAGATCCAGCACCCACAACTCTGATGCCTTACGGATGTCCAGGGACCACCAGGTCAGATGCGGGGCACGGCCCGCCAGCCCGGGGGCTCTTCAGCCTCCTCCTCACCTGACATTGACCACGCCGAGGAGCTCCCTGGAGAGGTAGCGCAGCGTGAAGGCGTTCAGCGCGAAGGTGACCGCCCGGAACAGCACCTGTGGGAGAAGCCGCACGGGAAACACCTGCGGGGCACGGCcgagcaggagaaggaggaggaggaggaagagggctGGGGCGGCCTCGCACCTGCAGCAGGGCGCTGGACGAGGCCAGGCGGGCGGTCTGACCCAGCACGTCCTGCGCTGCCATTGCCGCAGGAAATGGTGCGGCCGCCGTCGCGCCGGATTCCGTCAGCACAGGGGCACCGCCCCGGCATCATCGTCATTGCCCCGGCACCACCGGCCCTGCGGGAGCACCGCCCCGACACCATCGGCACCGCCACCACCGCGGGGGCACCGCCCCGGCACCACCATGGGGACACCGCCCTGGCATCATCGGCACCGCCACCACCGCGGGGGTACCACCTCGGCATCATCGACATCACCGCGGGGACAGCGCCCCGGTATCACCGGCACCACCGCGGGGAcaccgccccggccccgggatggcactgagggcactggaGGACCCGGGGAAGGAGCGCCCGGTCCGGCGGCGCTCGGGGCAATCTGGGAGTGGTCCCGCAGCTCCAGCCCCCGGGCTGCCAAAAGTAAGCGCCAGCCACCTCCAAAGCCACCCCCAAACTCCCCAGCGGCTTAGGGGAGGAGGTAAATGGTATTTTCTGACAATGCTGGGTTTTCCCAGAGGTTTCTTGGAAAAAAGCTCCACGTAAGTTCTGCCAATCCCTTTTAAACTTGAGGGCGAAACCTtcaaccttcccttcccttaaGCAGAAAGGCAACTGAAACGGAGGTAAAATATGCTCGCTGCAGGAAGAAGAATTCTTATTTCATTCTGtctagaagaagaaaaaaaaaacaaccccaaagaaacaaaaaaatccttcacacacacacaaacggCAACACCCCTtctccaaaaccaaacccagcagaaccactaaaacaacaaaaaaccccacataaaGTCCACAAAAAGCCCCACAAAACCCATCCCTAACACAAAACTCATCCCTAAAGCCAACACACCTTCAAATGGCAAAATGCAATTTCATTGTACCAGATTGAATTTGGTAATACACTTAACTTGGAGCCTTCCAAGTAGATAAGACTTTAAGACTTTAGCCTAAGTATAAATCAACAGTTCCAGACTATTTCAGGTTACTGTTTAAGCAGCAATATATAAGAAGAATGTATCTTTCCATGTTACAGAACATTCCCTTCAAAAGCACAGCACTTCCAGTTCACAGGTCAGGTTTTTCTTAGCAATGCTACAGCTGAGCTAAAACTTTCCGTGTCTGAGGACAGCAGTTAGAAAGAGCAGGGGACAGGAAGTATCTGAGCCCTACATGATTTCAGCTTCTTAGTAACTGACTATGAACAGCAACAGTTTAAATCAGTGTCTAAGAAGAAACAAGATAACCGACCAAAGTAATAATTGTACCCcgtctaaacctcccctggcacagcctgaggctgtttTCTCTGATCCTATCACTTGCTTCTTGGGAGAAcagaccaacacccacctggctacaacatcctttcaggtagctgtagagagcaataaggtctcacctgagcctccttttcctcagctttAATCAGTTATGAGCTGCTACAGCCTCTCCTCATAAGCCTTGTACTTcaaacccttcaccagcttcattgcccttctctagATATTTGCCAACGCTCCAGTAACAAGGACTGATGTTATTCTCTATATATAAACATTTTCATGACAAATGTAGGTAACTTCAATAAAACATGAGCAATCAACGTGCTAAATGGAGGCAATTGCCTGACCTTTTCGGGCATCAGCCATGGGCAAAA from Pithys albifrons albifrons isolate INPA30051 chromosome 3, PitAlb_v1, whole genome shotgun sequence includes these protein-coding regions:
- the RFT1 gene encoding man(5)GlcNAc(2)-PP-dolichol translocation protein RFT1 isoform X2, with the protein product MAAQDVLGQTARLASSSALLQVLFRAVTFALNAFTLRYLSRELLGVVNVRLTLLYSTVVFLAREAFRRACLSGSTKRNWTKTINLLWLTVPLGVFWSIFLGLVWLHLLEVPDPSVVPHYQAGVVAFALSAVIELLGEPCWVLAQAHLFVRLKVIAESLSVVSKCILTVTLVILYPQWGLYIFSLAQLLYATVLVMCYVIYFMMFLGSPEATKKSFPVARVKALLPSFMEDETFVNWKEARLTWSFFKQSFLKQILTEGERYVMTFLNVLNFGDQGVYDIVNNLGSLVARFIFLPIEESFYVFFAKVLERGKPVKDQKQDDVAMAANVLELLLKLVLLIGLTISVFGYAYSQLALDIYGGSILSSGTGPDLLRCYSLYVLFLAVNGVTECFTFALMCKEEVDRYNFVMLALSFLFLCISYFLTHWQGSVGFILANCFNMAIRIAHSTHYIYHFFKESTHRPLAGLLPSPFLVLLYIISGVITAFSEVFFCCDKGWMARLVHIAVGALCFAATIVTMFCTETKLIHFVRSQFLSRYLKKGT
- the RFT1 gene encoding man(5)GlcNAc(2)-PP-dolichol translocation protein RFT1 isoform X1 is translated as MAAQDVLGQTARLASSSALLQVLFRAVTFALNAFTLRYLSRELLGVVNVRLTLLYSTVVFLAREAFRRACLSGSTKRNWTKTINLLWLTVPLGVFWSIFLGLVWLHLLEVPDPSVVPHYQAGVVAFALSAVIELLGEPCWVLAQAHLFVRLKVIAESLSVVSKCILTVTLVILYPQWGLYIFSLAQLLYATVLVMCYVIYFMMFLGSPEATKKSFPVARVKALLPSFMEDENNHVATQHPADHKISLTKNEAKKMRLQQGRQHFEEYLQMEKIKTFVNWKEARLTWSFFKQSFLKQILTEGERYVMTFLNVLNFGDQGVYDIVNNLGSLVARFIFLPIEESFYVFFAKVLERGKPVKDQKQDDVAMAANVLELLLKLVLLIGLTISVFGYAYSQLALDIYGGSILSSGTGPDLLRCYSLYVLFLAVNGVTECFTFALMCKEEVDRYNFVMLALSFLFLCISYFLTHWQGSVGFILANCFNMAIRIAHSTHYIYHFFKESTHRPLAGLLPSPFLVLLYIISGVITAFSEVFFCCDKGWMARLVHIAVGALCFAATIVTMFCTETKLIHFVRSQFLSRYLKKGT